One region of Flavobacteriales bacterium genomic DNA includes:
- a CDS encoding glutathione peroxidase, with amino-acid sequence MKKLLIILFSITTTVAMSQTKTLYDFTAKTIDGKDFDFSSLKGKKVLIVNTASKCGYTPQYAKLEELYKEMGGEKFEIIGFPANNFGAQEPGSNDEIAGFCQKNYGVTFTMMEKISVKGKDIHPIYAWLTEKDENGVEDAGVKWNFQKFLIDENGHYVKSLGSGVDPMSKDVTSWLGK; translated from the coding sequence ATGAAAAAACTACTTATCATTCTATTTTCAATCACAACAACAGTCGCCATGTCGCAGACAAAAACGCTTTATGACTTTACCGCCAAAACCATTGACGGAAAGGATTTCGATTTCTCTTCCCTTAAAGGAAAGAAAGTGCTTATTGTGAATACCGCCAGCAAGTGTGGTTACACTCCACAATACGCCAAACTGGAGGAACTTTACAAGGAAATGGGCGGTGAGAAATTCGAGATCATCGGTTTTCCTGCTAACAACTTTGGAGCTCAGGAACCTGGCAGCAATGACGAGATCGCTGGATTTTGCCAAAAGAATTATGGCGTGACCTTCACCATGATGGAGAAGATCAGCGTGAAAGGAAAAGACATCCACCCAATTTATGCTTGGCTCACCGAAAAAGATGAGAATGGCGTAGAAGACGCTGGCGTGAAATGGAATTTTCAAAAATTCCTGATCGATGAGAATGGACACTACGTAAAGTCGCTTGGTTCAGGAGTTGACCCAATGTCGAAAGACGTAACTTCTTGGTTAGGGAAATAA
- a CDS encoding class A beta-lactamase-related serine hydrolase, giving the protein MRIIFFGLLIIQPILLVISSFQQRAQTGSGKNQVPVRVDGQFFTSPLLDCDMEFDHIPPFKTQIEEYVASAIKRGDAKRISVHFRQLNNGYTFGINEDDKFQPASLFKVAAMMYVLKKAENHPEILDESVEMKFRNDPVLGETDLRHGQSYTIRELVSALIINSDNHALATLQFRFQNRVMWQSVLSELGYPITSTASTLNNISPKAYSILLRVLYNAAYLNRQYSEEALSILSKAKFKGGIVQGVGSEDIIIANKFGLRKWSGSVQLHESALVYLSNAPYTLTIMTEGKDENDLKSILSRISEITYKHVNESVTDRQLATNNSPTRLTNPILDCDSHPDMAVNFSISTDSLIDDFKKDETIKDLSIYVRELRFGDIYYRGEDHKYNIGGLTTLIHTMAILREVKTSTLLKANEKTIQDESNARRMLVVDVLQKLETGSVPSKVYHAYGVEMKPALVNLFEDIGVKYFDLENVLNASINTEEASMLFRVLYNATILSREDSENILSALSSYQAKQGIRKGIGNDDYFASIQSISTCEILGDHVYELCDLGIVYMDDNPYIICVMIKGANKGRLSESIYQLSKLVYKEIKSKKSTSVID; this is encoded by the coding sequence ATGCGAATTATTTTTTTCGGACTCCTTATCATTCAGCCTATACTGTTGGTTATTTCTTCATTTCAACAACGAGCACAAACAGGATCAGGCAAGAATCAAGTCCCCGTTCGAGTAGATGGGCAATTCTTCACTTCACCGCTTCTTGATTGCGATATGGAATTTGATCACATTCCTCCTTTTAAGACTCAAATCGAAGAATACGTAGCATCTGCAATAAAAAGAGGGGATGCCAAGCGAATTTCTGTCCATTTCAGACAGCTTAATAATGGATACACATTTGGAATTAATGAAGACGACAAATTTCAGCCAGCAAGTCTGTTCAAAGTCGCTGCCATGATGTACGTGTTAAAAAAGGCTGAAAATCATCCTGAAATTCTTGATGAAAGTGTAGAAATGAAATTCCGCAATGACCCTGTGTTGGGAGAGACCGATTTAAGACATGGACAATCGTACACTATCCGAGAATTGGTTTCAGCGTTGATTATCAACTCTGACAATCATGCATTGGCAACCCTTCAATTCCGATTCCAAAATCGTGTAATGTGGCAAAGTGTGCTGTCCGAATTAGGATATCCAATAACATCTACCGCCAGCACATTAAATAACATTTCGCCCAAGGCGTATTCGATTCTACTACGAGTTCTTTACAACGCAGCCTATTTAAACAGGCAATATTCTGAAGAAGCTTTATCCATTCTTTCGAAGGCTAAATTCAAGGGCGGCATTGTTCAGGGAGTTGGAAGCGAAGACATTATCATTGCTAACAAGTTTGGCCTTCGAAAATGGTCGGGCAGTGTTCAATTGCACGAATCTGCATTAGTTTACTTATCTAATGCACCGTATACCCTAACAATAATGACTGAAGGAAAAGATGAGAATGATCTTAAGTCAATTCTATCTAGGATTTCTGAAATTACGTATAAGCATGTTAATGAATCAGTTACAGACCGCCAACTAGCGACAAATAATTCACCTACTAGATTAACCAATCCAATTTTAGACTGCGATTCACATCCCGATATGGCAGTCAATTTCTCAATTTCTACCGACAGCTTAATAGATGATTTCAAAAAGGATGAAACCATAAAAGACCTGTCCATTTATGTTAGAGAATTAAGGTTCGGGGACATCTACTATCGCGGAGAAGACCACAAATACAATATAGGCGGTCTAACGACTTTAATTCACACGATGGCTATTTTACGCGAAGTCAAAACTAGTACGCTGCTAAAGGCAAATGAAAAGACCATTCAAGATGAATCGAACGCAAGGAGAATGCTAGTTGTAGATGTTTTGCAAAAACTGGAAACTGGCTCAGTTCCTTCGAAGGTTTATCACGCGTATGGAGTTGAGATGAAACCTGCTCTTGTTAATCTTTTCGAGGATATTGGAGTTAAATATTTCGACCTGGAAAATGTGTTGAATGCAAGTATAAATACCGAAGAAGCTTCCATGCTCTTCAGAGTGCTTTACAATGCTACGATTCTGAGCAGAGAAGATTCTGAGAATATCTTGAGCGCACTTTCAAGTTATCAAGCGAAACAAGGAATAAGAAAAGGAATTGGTAACGATGATTATTTTGCTTCGATTCAATCAATTAGTACCTGCGAAATTCTAGGTGATCATGTTTATGAATTGTGCGATTT
- the bshB1 gene encoding bacillithiol biosynthesis deacetylase BshB1, whose translation MKLDILAFGAHPDDVEISAAGTILKHIELGYKCGIIDLTQGELGTRGSGELRLKEAERSMQILGISARENLGFADGFFQNDREHQLPIIKMIRKYRPEIVLANSVHDRHPDHGKGAKLVADACFLAGLIKIETGQEAWRPKAVYHYIQDEYIHPDLTIDITPYFDKKIEAILAFSSQFYDPKSDEPSTPISGKDFLDFLRGRAAVVGRPIGAELAEGFTASRNVGINNLFDLI comes from the coding sequence ATGAAATTGGACATTCTTGCCTTCGGAGCGCACCCTGACGATGTAGAGATCTCTGCTGCCGGAACAATCCTCAAGCACATTGAGCTCGGTTACAAATGCGGGATAATCGACCTGACGCAAGGCGAACTGGGAACACGCGGAAGCGGAGAGCTCCGATTGAAGGAGGCAGAAAGATCAATGCAGATCTTAGGGATTTCAGCACGGGAAAACCTTGGTTTTGCCGATGGTTTCTTTCAGAACGACAGGGAACACCAGCTTCCGATCATAAAAATGATCCGCAAATACCGTCCAGAGATCGTATTGGCAAATTCGGTTCACGACCGTCATCCCGACCACGGAAAAGGGGCAAAATTAGTGGCTGATGCTTGTTTCCTAGCTGGCCTCATCAAGATAGAAACCGGACAAGAGGCTTGGCGCCCGAAAGCAGTATACCATTACATACAGGACGAATACATCCATCCAGATCTGACCATCGACATCACGCCTTATTTCGACAAGAAGATTGAGGCCATTCTTGCGTTCAGTTCGCAGTTCTATGACCCAAAAAGTGATGAGCCAAGTACGCCTATTTCAGGCAAGGATTTTCTCGACTTCCTAAGAGGAAGAGCCGCAGTTGTTGGTCGCCCTATCGGTGCTGAACTGGCAGAAGGATTTACGGCAAGCCGGAACGTTGGTATAAATAATTTGTTTGACCTGATTTAG